In Corylus avellana chromosome ca2, CavTom2PMs-1.0, the following proteins share a genomic window:
- the LOC132172252 gene encoding primase homolog protein isoform X3 gives MVRSLSLHIIQDGSLGMWRCFHTECGWAGQSFADSMAAYNGVTKKVKSFEQMSEESLGLEPLGAKLIAYFGERMISEETLRRNAVMQMSNDKNVIAFTYRRNGQLVGCKYRTIGKKFWQEKGTEKILYGLDDINDVPEIIIVEGELDKLSLEEAGFRNCVSVPGGAPGKVSTKELPSFEKDTAFQFLWNCKENLNKVSRIILATDGDTSGQALAEELARRLGRERCWQVHWPKKDESSCFKDANEVLKCMGPAALKKLIEDAEIYQPHVANHVMSST, from the exons ATGGTGAGGAGTTTATCCCTTCATATCATCCAAGATGG GAGTTTGGGGATGTGGAGGTGTTTTCACACTGAATGTGGATGGGCAGGCCag tCTTTTGCAGACAGCATGGCAGCATATAATGGAGTCACCAAAAAAGTCAAGTCCTTTGAACAAATGTCAGAGGAAAGTCTAGGGTTAGAACCACTGGGTGCCAAG CTGATTGCATATTTTGGTGAGCGGATGATATCTGAAGAAACATTGCGAAGAAATGCTGTTATGCAAATGTCTAATGATAAG AATGTCATTGCTTTTACTTATAGACGAAATGGACAACTTGTTGGTTGCAAATACCGAACTATAGGAAAGAAATTTTGGCAG GAGAAGGGTACAGAGAAGATATTATACGGTCTCGACGATATAAATGATGTGCCTGAAATCATTATT GTCGAAGGTGAACTGGATAAGCTTTCACTGGAGGAAGCTGGCTTCCGCAATTGTGTTAGTGTTCCTGGTGGTGCACCGGGAAAGGTTTCGACTAAAGAATTACCATCCTTTGAAAAG GACACGGCATTTCAGTTTCTATGGAACTGCAAAGAAAACCTTAATAAG GTTTCTCGAATTATCCTGGCAacggatggtgacacatcaggGCAAGCTTTGGCTGAAGAGCTAGCACGCCGCCTTGGAAGAGAGAG ATGTTGGCAAGTACATTGGCCGAAAAAAGATGAGTCCAGTTGTTTTAAAGATGCTAATGAG GTTCTCAAGTGTATGGGACCAGCTGCTCTGAAGAAGTTAATTGAAGATGCAGAGATATATCAGCCACATGTTGCGAACCATGTAATGTCGAGTACATAG